A single window of Gambusia affinis linkage group LG18, SWU_Gaff_1.0, whole genome shotgun sequence DNA harbors:
- the LOC122819865 gene encoding uncharacterized protein LOC122819865, protein MTVKNSIIIRGQKHTAGFACRAERGNSEDLTDYSEPKFVWYSDSHPAASLTVSPDREKLFTDEKIQLNCKGNSADWRVKRFTESNYEPGLSDCSTWRSMTGSSCTFISPQYHTAVYWCESGSGEFSNAVNIIIYPPKLVLTVSPSWLNPGASVTLSCEVEHWSTGWRFYWYKVVPDPSQNNYRYDSLPGSINGTANNAIIIHGQKHTAGFACRAGRENPEYFTWYSEPKFIWSKDPHPAASLSVSPDREQHFTSESVTLNCGGNSTEWRMKEFTESYIEDCCPWGSMTGSSCTFNRTWPLKSVLWCESGSGEFSNPVNITFQYEDLLLVSPVHPVTEGASVTLSCITRGENQLSNVIFYHNDKLIQHDSRGELNISAVSQSDEGFYKCEHSGNVSPQSWMAVEAGSSSFPVMLVVGPVIGVVLLILLLLLCRFRQTKGSGRVETVYQDDQQQPVYSSLLQGDLCVYETIRQPGNYVNVSGQEQSEYANASARSDSDRRFCQEE, encoded by the exons ATGACTGTAAAGAACTCCATCATCATTCGTGgtcagaaacacacagcaggaTTTGCATGTAGAGCTGAAAGAGGAAACTCAGAGGATTTGACTGATTACAGTGAACCAAAGTTTGTCTGGTATTCAG ATTCTCATCCAGCAGCGTCTCTCACAGTGAGTCCTGACAGAGAGAAACTTTTCACTGATGAGAAAATCCAACTGAACTGCAAAGGAAACTCTGCTGACTGGAGAGTGAAGAGATTTACAGAATCAAACTATGAGCCAGGTTTATCAGACTGCTCCACCTGGAGATCAATGACTGGATCCTCATGTACCTTCATCAGTCCCCAGTACCACACAGCAGTTTACTGGTGTGAGTCTGGATCAGGAGAGTTCAGCAATGCTGTCAACATCATTATATACC CACCAAAGTTGGTCCTGACTGTGTCTCCATCATGGTTGAATCCTGGAGCTTCAGTGACTTTGAGCTGTGAGGTTGAACATTGGTCTACAGGATGGAGGTTCTACTGGTATAAAGTTGTTCCTGATCCATCACAGAACAACTACAGATATGATTCACTGCCTGGTAGCATCAATGGGACTGCAAATAACGCCATCATCATTCatggacagaaacacacagcaggaTTTGCATGTAGAGCTGGAAGAGAAAACCCAGAATATTTTACATGGTATAGTGAACCAAAGTTCATCTGGTCTAAAG ATCCCCATCCAGCAGCGTCTCTCTCAGTGAGTCCTGACAGAGAGCAACACTTCACCTCTGAGTCTGTGACTCTGAACTGTGGAGGAAACTCTACTGAGTGGAGAATGAAGGAGTTTACAGAATCTTACATTGAAGACTGCTGCCCCTGGGGATCAATGACTGGATCTTCATGTACCTTCAACAGAACTTGGCCCCTTAAATCAGTTCTCTGGTGTGAATCTGGATCAGGAGAGTTCAGCAATCCAGTCAACATCACTTTTCAAT ATGAAGATCTTCTCCTGGTGAGCCCCGTCCATCCTGTGACTGAAGGAGCTTCTGTTACTCTGAGCTGCATAACGAGAGGAGAAAACCAACTTTCCAATGTGATTTTCTATCACAATGACAAACTGATCCAACATGACAGCAGAGGAGAGCTGAATATCTCTGCAGTGTCTCAGTCAGATGAAGGTTTCTACAAGTGTGAACATTCAGGAAACGTTTCACCTCAGAGCTGGATGGCTGTTGAAG CCGGAAGCTCTTCATTTCCTGtgatgttggttgttggacccGTGATTGGAGTCGTTCTCCTAATTCTCCTGTTGCTGCTGTGTCGGTTCAGACAGACCAAAG GTTCTGGAAGAGTGGAGACTGTCTACCAGGATGATCAGCAGCAGCCAGTTTATTCCTCTCTGCTGCAGG GAGACCTTTGTGTCTACGAAACAATCAGACAGCCTGGAAACTATGTGAACG TTTCAGGTCAAGAACAATCGGAGTATGCTAACGCCAGCGCCAGGTCAGATTCAGACCGAAGATTTTGTCAAGAGGAATGA